A genome region from Tolypothrix sp. PCC 7712 includes the following:
- a CDS encoding NAD(P) transhydrogenase subunit alpha has protein sequence MSEALLAALFVFVLASFIGFEVINKVPPTLHTPLMSGSNAISGIAVLGAIVASGARETSVAVILGLIAVVLATVNVVGGFLVTDRMLQMFKKKEIKA, from the coding sequence ATGTCAGAGGCATTACTTGCTGCTTTGTTTGTATTTGTGTTGGCATCTTTTATTGGGTTTGAAGTCATCAACAAAGTGCCACCTACTTTACACACTCCCTTGATGTCGGGATCAAACGCGATTTCTGGCATTGCGGTACTGGGGGCGATTGTAGCTTCTGGTGCAAGGGAAACCAGTGTGGCAGTGATTCTCGGTTTAATTGCTGTAGTACTAGCGACAGTCAACGTTGTGGGTGGCTTCCTAGTGACAGATAGAATGTTGCAAATGTTTAAGAAAAAGGAGATTAAGGCGTGA
- a CDS encoding Re/Si-specific NAD(P)(+) transhydrogenase subunit alpha, producing MRIAVAKEIEVGERRVALIPDVVAKLVKQGLEVWVETGAGERSFFSDSAYEAAGAKIIGDPATLWREADILLKVSPPQEREDGRSEIDFLKAGSVLISFLNPLGNPAIVEKLANRQVTALSMELIPRTTRAQSMDALSSQASLAGYKSVLIAAAALPKYFPMLTTAAGTIAPAKIFIMGAGVAGLQAIATARRLGAVVEAFDIRPAVKEEVQSLGAKFVEVQLEEDTVAAGGYAKEISEASKQRTQEVVTEHVKNADVVITTAQVPGKKAPLLVTEEMVRQMKPGSVIVDLAAEQGGNCACTDPGKDIVWNGITIIGPINLPSSMPVHASQLYAKNLTSLMQLLISKEKALQVDFADDIVDAACVTHAGEIRNQRVSEELAALKVRG from the coding sequence ATGAGAATAGCAGTAGCTAAAGAAATAGAAGTTGGTGAGCGTCGTGTAGCTTTAATTCCAGATGTTGTGGCCAAATTGGTAAAACAAGGTTTAGAAGTTTGGGTAGAAACAGGCGCGGGAGAGCGCTCATTTTTTAGTGATTCTGCCTATGAAGCAGCAGGAGCGAAAATTATTGGCGATCCCGCTACATTATGGCGCGAAGCAGATATTTTATTGAAGGTTAGTCCGCCACAAGAAAGAGAAGACGGACGTTCAGAAATTGATTTTCTCAAAGCAGGCTCTGTATTAATTAGCTTCCTGAATCCCTTAGGAAATCCGGCGATAGTAGAAAAACTGGCAAATCGCCAAGTAACAGCCTTGAGTATGGAATTGATCCCCAGAACCACCAGGGCGCAAAGCATGGATGCATTGTCCTCGCAAGCATCCCTAGCTGGCTACAAATCTGTGTTAATAGCTGCTGCTGCATTACCGAAATACTTCCCCATGCTCACCACAGCTGCAGGCACGATCGCCCCAGCGAAAATATTTATCATGGGGGCAGGTGTCGCTGGATTGCAAGCGATCGCTACTGCTAGACGCTTGGGAGCAGTGGTAGAAGCCTTTGATATCCGTCCCGCCGTGAAAGAAGAAGTGCAAAGCTTAGGCGCAAAATTCGTCGAAGTGCAACTCGAAGAAGACACTGTGGCGGCTGGTGGCTATGCCAAAGAAATCTCCGAAGCTAGCAAACAACGCACTCAAGAAGTTGTTACCGAACACGTTAAAAATGCCGATGTGGTGATTACCACAGCCCAAGTTCCCGGGAAAAAAGCCCCACTGTTAGTCACCGAAGAAATGGTGAGACAGATGAAGCCAGGTTCAGTGATTGTAGACTTAGCTGCCGAACAAGGTGGTAACTGTGCCTGTACCGATCCTGGTAAAGACATCGTGTGGAACGGGATCACCATCATCGGGCCGATCAATTTACCATCATCAATGCCCGTTCACGCCAGCCAACTGTATGCCAAAAACCTGACATCGTTGATGCAACTACTGATTAGTAAAGAGAAAGCTTTGCAGGTAGACTTTGCCGATGACATCGTTGACGCAGCTTGCGTCACCCATGCAGGCGAGATTCGCAATCAACGAGTAAGTGAAGAATTAGCAGCGTTGAAAGTTAGAGGTTAG